The DNA segment GTGCTCTCGAAAAGTCTGACGAGAAGctagatgatgatgatgatgatgatgatgatgatgatgactggcTTGTATCGAGGATGAAGGGTCTTTTGACTTCAGACAGGTACTCCGATCTGCCCACTGCTTTCACGACTCCCGACACCAGTGAGCGTCTCACGAGTTCGGGTTATCCTAATCGTGGACTTTCCCCAGACCGTATCAGAGAGGGCCTTTGGATCTCACCGCAGATGTATATCCTGTGTGGAATCCAAAGGCTTTGTATTTTTGCCGCAGTCCGCTTTCATGAGTTCGGCTCTCTTCTCTCACACCCAGACTGAGCGTCAGATAGACACCAAAGGATGGAACATCCCTCTGAATTTGTCCAATGGGTTGGAAAGATACTAGTTTCGATGATCGATCCACTTTATTCAACACTGCCGCCCATCtcgagagagaaaagggCATGCTTCACAGAAAGCTATGTCACCATTTGATGCGGTATGCAAGGGTTGAGGAGTAAAGGGCGCAAATAGTTCTCATGGTGCAAAAGCATAACGAGTTCGCCTAAGATATTCGGAACATCTATCACAAACTGCACCTGGCGGCCCTGATGACCTTGACCACCACATGTTGCCAGGTGTTGAGCGCGTTGATTACCTCGTTCACAATCCGGAGCTTCCGGGGATTTACATTTAGCATGAGGGGTTTGATAGATTCGTTAATAAAATAAAATGGGTTACCAATCGTCTTATTCCGGCCTTGGTCAGAGTGAATGCTTTCTCCCTTTCTCTCCAAAAGCTGGGATCAGCCCATGGTTGTTGTCAACATTTGATGTCGAGAGAAGAGCCAGATGTCtaaccacagcaacagcaactgAGATAAACTCCAGCCTAATATGAGTTAGCAATGTCTCACCTCCAAGCGTATAGACAGAATATAGCAACCTACCAGGAAAGCGATTGGATGTCGAGGATATGAAAGGCCACGCCGCTATACACCAAGGTTGGTTTTGGGTCCAAGCCATGGCTTTGATGGTGCACCTATGTTGCGGATCCCAAATGTGCCTGTCGTTCGAGTGATGAGCTTGAGAACGTGACCGGATCCAGATGGCCGAAACGTAAACATACCAATGCGATTGCCGAAGCTTTTGGTGACCCTTTATGTACCCTTCCACGTTGCTTCATCACTCTGTGATTCTCTAGTTCTCTCCCTTGCTCTTCACGGCGGCCACTGTGAAGGCGTATTGTCCCCACGGATCGTAAGCAGCTGAAGCGGTGGACTCGCCGGCGCAATCAACATTGGTCTTGGAGTCGCTATCCTTCTCTCCAGCACCTTGCTCCTTGTCGCTGTCCAAGAGCGGCTTGAAAAGGGCGATCTCTCTATCGGTGGCGTAATGATGCCAGGGATCAAAGGTAGAATCGTTGGTGAAGTGGACAGTAACCTTGGCTTTGTACGACTCTGGCGAAGGCCGCTTGTCGGCCGGTTGGTGGCGGAGGTCAATGTTCAGCacggcctcctccatcagATCCTCTTCGGTGAAGGTTGTGTCGCCGCAGTAGAAGCACTCGGAAGGCTTGAGATAGTGGTAGGTTGTGCCTCTCTTCTTGGGGCCGCGGCACTCGTCCCAGTTCTTGCGCTGCTTGTTGCAAGGCTTGAGGCCGATCTCCTGCGAGTCGATGGCAGCGCCGCAGTCCTTACAGGCGTAGTGGCAGAGGGTGAAGGTGCACATCTTGGCGGTAGGAGTGACGGATTGGTGTGTAAGTTGGGTGAAGGCGATGAAGCGAGACGAAGAAAACAATCCTTTTGTGGCGTTTGTGAACAAAAGAAGTAAAGAGTCGAGGGACAACGAAAGAGATTGCTATTTATGGCATCATCCAGCGGCCCCGGTACTCTATCCTGCAGCGGGGCTTTATTCACCTTTGTTCACCTGGTCTATTGTGATCCAAGACAATGGCTTTGTCGCACCGGACGGCCAATTGGAATTGGCAGTATATAAGTTGCTCCCAATCCCTGACCCTGTAACGGACCGACATTCATACATTATACACTTCACTGAATCTATCTTATCAATCACAGAGCAACCTTAATCAGTCACAGGTCATCTAGTTCAGATAACAGTGAGTCATCTCGGTCAAAATGGCGACCAATTCCACATACTTTGTTGCTCTCTGCTCCTTCGTAGCCACCCGCTACGCGGAAGCCGGGATCCAACTTGACGATATCGAGCGCGAAAAATTGCCCCTTACCATCGGCACCTTCCTTaacaccatctccaacggTCTTCGTGACCCCATTCCGGAGAAAAGAAAGCGCCGAGGTATTGACTTCGGCACGGAAACACTCAACGAGATTCCTCCTGCTAACTTGGATTACAGCACCAACAAAGGCCGCCAATGCCAGCCACACATCAGCCGGCACCGGCATTCCCGCTCGGGTATATCTTCAGGCCTTGTTCCCGAATACTTCGGCTGCCCGAGATGTCAGGGCACTGGAACCACCTGCCCAAACGCCAACATGACCGCCCTCATCAATCGTGAAAGCGGGCCCATTGCCAAGCTAGCCTCCGCAATCTACGCAATCGACCAGGTCTTTCACAAATGGGTAGTCCACGCCTTCCCCCCCGGCTTCTCCTGGGTCTCCCCCTTGGACAACTCCTACTCCCAAGCCGAGCTgaccaccttcttcaacctcatcaccttGTCCTACAACCTCCACACTCTCCGCACCACCCTCAAGGACCTCAGCACCCACATCAAATTCGTCTCCAGAAAAATCACcgccttctccgccgccctctccttcctcttgggAATCTTAATCCACATCTCGGAGAGCCACGGAGTCCAAATCCCCCCtaacctccccttcaccttcaaACCAGTCGACGAAACCGATTACCGTTGCCCCTTCCCGGGCATCACCAACCAGTCCCACACCAGACCCCCACACGACCACTACTTCACCCTCATCAAGAattccatcctcctccgccacgcCGTCACCCAACTCTCCAaattcatcaccaccacgcTCGCCTCCCACATCCGCCTCGCCGTCATGTCCCTCGGCGCCTTGTCACAATCCCCCCCCGGAACTATCGACCCTTCTCTCCTTTGCCCAGGTAGGCTGGGCCAGTTAGCGGACAAGCTGGGAAACATGGAGGTCATCTCCATGGAGCAGGAACTCAAGCCTTTTCTCCAACGACTCGAGAACCATGCCGCGGctgtcaaggagaagctggctggGTGGGATTTGGGGGATCAGGCGCTGGCGATGGATACCACCAGCCTGTCGGGGTCGTATGTCGAGATGTTGGCGGGCAAGTTTGGGGAGGTTCAGACGGCGACGTTGGGGAGTGGCGGGTGGATGATCcaggttgcggaggagggggcgagggTTGTGGGTGAGATTGCTGAGGGGTAtaggctgttgaggctgaggGAGTATTGTTGATTGACATGGAAGTgggagatgatgggtggACCGATCAAGGTATAGAATTTGGTAAGTAGGGTGTAGGTTTCTTTAGGTTGTTGGGACTGTCATGACTGTCTAATGCCGTGCTTTTGGATATCACCTTTTACCAATTTTCTTCTTTTATACCACATGAACCCAGAAATGCTTACTACCTAATTTATTCTTTTatcacaacacacacaagtCCCGGAAATCCAACAGTGAAACGTGACATGTAGCAAGAACCAAACAGCACCATGGTTTTATTGTCAACGGTGGAAGGGATGAATCCCGTGAACCACCACGTCGAAAGCTATGCTAGGTATCTATCTACCCAATAACAAAGCTCATCTTTCCCTTCCATCCGTGGCGTCAGTTCAGAGACTGACATGTCCAATTCCCAGTGCTGACTGATCCCTGTCTTGAAAAAATGTACCCTGGCCAGAgtagagaagagaaaaaggaaagaggTATAAGAAAACAGAAAATAGAAACACACTCATTGTTCGAGTGAGACTTGTGTTGTACAGGCCCTCCACAATTGACCTCGACAACAGCAAAGAAAATAGAGCAAGAAACCCCCGCCGTCACCCGTCCCAGTTTCGTGATATGCTCCCAATTCCCCCATGTATGCATATATATGTCCCAACCTTTCACTCTGCATGCCGCCCTCTTAGTTCTTGATATACCAATCAGGatgctcaccaacccactTCTTTACCTTCAACCCGGAATCGatcttggggaaggggttaGTAGGCCAGTATGCCCTCCAGGCATtgcagttgttgttgtgctggTTCTTGTCCGCCTGGCTGAAACCATTGCGCAAGTCATTGGGGCGCTCGAGATACTGCACCGACAAACCGCCAGACACGTGCCAGGCAATGTGGCAGTGGAAAAGCCAAGCACCGGGGTTGTCAGACTTGAAGGCGATGAGCAGCCATCCGTTGGCGGGAAGCATGGCGACGTCGCGACGGACCGGGTTGGAGCTCTTGAGCAGGGCCATGTCAGTGGCGGGATTGAAGCGGTAGCGTGTCTGAGGAACACCGGCCGGTTGGTCGGGGGAgcggccgacgacgaggaaatCATGACCGTGAAGATGCATCGGGTGCGGAATGCTGAAGGGGCCGGTAGGGTCGTTCTCGATGAGCCAGTAAGTCCACTGGTTGACGCTGTTGACGGTGATGACGTTGGCTTGAGGAGGATAGCTGGTGTTTTGGGCAATGACGTAGTCAACAATCGGTTTGTCCCAGTCGACATTAATGGAGCTGCCATTGACCTTCCAGACAAAGAGGGGTGTGCCGCCGAGGGTCAAGGAGACGGGCAGAGTGTTGTTAGGGCGGGGAGTGAAGCCACTAGTAGGAACGCTGCGGGAGACAACAGGTGTCAAGTTGTTGAGGTCCATGCAGTTggcatcagcagcaggagTGCCAATGTTGGTCGGAAGAGTATTGGGAGCTCCCTGGTAGCGGAAGACCGCAGCCGGGTGAGGATTGAGCGAAGCACCGCAGGCAAGACCGCCGCCAAAGGTGGCGTTGAACCAGTAGTTCCCAACACTCTTGTTGGCGTCAATAGTGACATCGTAGCGCTGGCCAACGGCAAGGAAGAGACTGTCAACAGTCTGGGCCTGAACGGGAACCATATCGGCGGCAATGATGGTCATGGTGTGATTCTGGAGCTTCAACTGGAAGTGATCGTGGGTcgaggtgttgatgatgcggAGACGATGACGCTTGCCGGGGGTGAGCGTGACATTGGCAAATTTACCAGCGCCGGTCTGGGGATTCTTTCCGTGCCCTTTGAAGAGAACAGTGTCACTGGGAGGGGGACCGCCATTCATGGTTTCCTCAACCAGGACATCAGCCGGCTTGTGGTAGTAGtcggtgatggggaagacACCAAGATCGATATCGTAGGGAACCGAAGCAGGACCATTGACCACGATGGTGCCAACGACGCCGTTGCCGTATTGGGCCGAGAAATGCGAGTGGTACCAACTGGTGCCATATTGCTGAGCGCGGAACCTATAGATGCGGCTGCCTCCCTTGGGCGGGATAGGGCATTCGGTGACACCATTGGCACCATCGTGCATGTTTGTTCCTTTCTGGTGGAGACCGTGCCAATGAATAGAGGTGCTGCGGGAAAAGGGTCAGTACAAGTTCCATGGGCAGTAAACAATATCAATGTGAGAAACATACCCATTAGTCCTGAGATTGTTGATGACATTGACTTGAATCCAATCACCCCAGTTAGCAGTAATGGTAGGCCCTGAATCACCTGTTAGCATAGCCCTTGTCAGATGGTACGGCAGTGAACATACCAAAGATGTCACCATTGACAAGCATGACCTTCTGCTTAACCACGCCATCTGGACCGAGCCAGTTGTCAACTTCGGTCAAGGTCAGAGTATACTATAAGGCTGTTAGTAACCAGGGGCACCATGACTTCATCAAAGGGGCAAAAGCATACGGTGCGTGTGACTCCGGTGTTGGGAGTGCTGACTTCGTAGTCCGTGTTGATATCAAAACCAGGGGCCCAGCAAGCACGGTTGGCGGCAGTGTGGCACGAAGACTGCCTCTCTTCGACGGGACGAAGAAGATCACGAGTGACCTCACGGGGCACGCCCGGGAGAGAAGGTGCGGCCAGGACGGCGCTGGGGGCGACGAGGCCAAGCAGGAGCGCCGCGGCGCTGAAGAAGGACTTCATCATGAACAAGAACTGAAGAGAATAGACCGAGAGGAGAAccgggtgaggggggggatggagaggagagctggtgaggatgagaagaaagGGTGACTCAAAACGGACGGAGATGGTCATTCTTATAGAGGATCCATCAGATGGTACAAAGACTTAGTCGATAATTCGAGATGTGATCAGCCAGGGTGATGGTGCTCGGTGCTCGTATTCTCGATGacctcccctttcctcctttGGATATTGTCTGAGTCACGGCGTCTCTagtcttcttcgtcggaagACGCGGGTACACGCTAGGTAGAGGCGTGTGTAGGACGCGCGAGGGGCAGACGTGAGCGGCTCGGCACATGGATGTCGATATCTGCTAGACTGCAATCTATCGAAGTTCCCATGACCTGGATCCAGCTGTCTGGGCGGCATGCCGAGAGTATTGGATGTATCGTGAGGGTGTGAGAAAGCTACGCTACAGATAGACATGATCTTAGGAACGGGGATAGCTTGACAGCAGGGTTATCGGGCTATGGCAACCCGAACACTCCATCCTGTCACGCCGGGTAAGCCCATGTTAAGGGCGGGGTGAGTAAGCTTGAAGCTGAACCGCAGCACAAGTTCGTGTGCGTTCAAAAAGAGGCATCTGCAAAGAGGGTCGCTTCGGCTTTACGTGGGCGGATGTTAAGTCACAGGATTCGATAGTCTCATGAAGCCTTCCACTTCTTTGGGACTCAACGAGGGCAGCGAGGTGGGGAGCTTTAGGTGTCGTAGCTGTTGATCTGCGTCGTGATGGCTATTTGCGGAGCATCGCTCGAGgtgtgaagagggggagtggtgatAACTTCAATCACCATCCTGCATCAAAGTATTGGCTTGGCCCAAGCTGGGAATACTCTCCCAAAGATCGTGAACAAGGTACCTCGCTGCCTGCCTTGTGCCACACTTCATACCCCTGGACGAACAGGCGTGTAAAAGGAACGGGACGGTATGGAGAAGAGGCCCAAGAGATGCACATTTGACCCTTCAGCCGCGTCTTCGGCGGCTGTGCATGTGTACGACACCAAACGGGCACCAACCGCGTGATCGAGGAACCATCTTGGCAGGGGAAAAGCAGAAGGGAGGCCAgttgtggatggggtggacGGTGCAATGCGTACTATAGCGTGGGCAAAAGCACAAGAGGGCACAAGATTGACATTTCGGTTTCTCGCTTCCCCAGAGACTAAAGTCAACAGCCACGCGGCACCCAAGATCTTGGTAGTAACGGAATGTTTCTAGAATGAAAACCCGGAATCGAATAAATCAAACAATATAGATGACACTGCCAGGGTAATTGGGGGTCCCTGTTTGAAAACCAGTAAATGgtgagcagcagcggcgtAGTCATCTAGCGTTGGAAAGGGGGCACCGAACTGCAACACAGTGGCCTACCCACGCAAGGACCTTGGAAATGCCCAAAGGATCACTTGGGCCAGGGTGATGTGGGCAGGTTACCGGTCAGGGTCGCAATATGAGTGGATAGCGCTATATCCGGCAACGACGACGTCTCTTTGAGGGATGTCACGTTCTGAGTTTCATTCTCTCCGAGTAGCTCCCCACGAAGGCCTCGCTTCTGCCCTACCGGTATGATGATTAATTTGACATCCCGCTCGCCTCCTTGGAGATGGAACCAATGCTTATTGGCCACAGCTTATCTTGGCGGGGATAACAGCATTTCTCGGTGATAAGTTATGAACACTTGTGTCTTGCAGTACAGGGTGGAACTATTGGCTGATGGTATGAGTGAAATATCGTTCGACGGATCACCTGCGTCAGAACGCTCACAGTCGGCACTAGACGACTGGAAGCTTGGTTCAGGCCGAAAGGGTTCTCATGCCAAGCGCTTAGAGGATACGAATAGGAAATGAAGAAACGACAAGTTGAAGCTACTGGCGACATGAACTTTGGGAAAGAAACGCAGCAAGAACTTGGAATAACTTGGCGGCAGAATCGGACCCGGAGCGGAAGTGAATGGTGGCCGGTAACCAGGCTAGTGTGTAATATGGCTTCCGAGGAGGCTCCAAGAATGAGGTGCTGGGATGCCCAGACCATGCGAGTGTGATAAGTCGTGTAACCTCCATCGTAAGCTGAGAATGCAACTGTCCGCCTGGCACTTTTGAACAGACGCCGCATCGAAGAGGTGGCGTAAGGGGAACGCCAAATTGCGGATGCTAAGTTTCGAGGCGAGAGTCGAGTGTGCCGGACTGTACAGTTGGGTAGGGCTTGTAgggcaagagaagaaagacgAGCACTGGGTTTGCTCAAGCTTTAGCTGACCCCTGTTGTCGTCGCTTGTGATGACTTGATTTGTTTCTGCGGCTCGACGGCTGCAACGCTGCAACGCTGCAATGCTCCAGCAGCGCGGTTCTGTGTAGTTAAGACTCGTATCATATCTGCGCTTGGGCAAGAAACGAAGAGACAGGCTGTGCCGTGCTCCTCCAATCTTACCAGTCTTACCGTCCTTACGCCGCAGTGTTCAACAATACCCCACAATGTGGAGGACAAGCCCTGGCCTTGTGGTTGACGAAACGAAATCGCCGTATGAGATCGTGTCGTCTGGAGGCTGATGGACCCAAAGCAAGCTACTTGGATGTGGGAAGCAGCTGCAGGTGGGAGGGTTGAAGCTCTGGGCAAGCTAACCAAACTCGAATCAAAGTCGGTCCCGAGCCGTGTTGGCTTCTAAATAAAGCCAGTCTATTAGAACCCTGACCCCTTGTTGCCACACATTCGTCCAATCGCAATCGAGGCGCATTTTGAGTTGTTCCTTGCCCGCGGTGTGGCGCGCCCGGCACGGCAGGCAAGTATTGGGTTCGTCGTACGGAATCAGACGAAATGCTCTTGATGGATTGTGGATGGGAAAAATGATTCGAAGAAGGGTCGTTGAAAGCGGAGCCTAAGGATGCCAAAATAATCCTTTCCTGGGCGCAACAATCCTTGTGTGGATCGGTGGGGAACCTGGGAGACTAGAAAGCGTAATAAACTCGAGAGACCAAGGTGAAGTCGTGATGGTTACCGCCCCAAATGCATCGCTAGTGTGCGGTGTGCAGCTCGGAGAACGCAGGGCCTTCAGGACCGAGCCTTGGACTTTGGATTTCCCGATGCCGGCCAGGTCATGGTCCTCGGACGTGATAACTGACCGGGCACGAGACGAGAGCGGTTGAAGacaggaggtggaagggtTGCTTTGGCGTGAGAACAAGGTGTCGTGTCAGAGTCGCCAGGCAGGAACTGTGCATCAAAAGTCACCATGTTGGCCCAACTCGGACTTTTCGGCAGTTGCATGCCTCTTGGGTTGCTCTCGACTAGCTATCCACACCCAGCAGCACAATAGCATCTTTCTCTCCCTGACGTCGTGGGATATCATCTTTCGTCGTCATTGTCGTATGTACTTCGTACCGCTCACATGAAGGCAGCGCCGTCGTTGTTTGGTCCGCTTAGAAGATTTGGAAAAGTCTGCGTGAAGCTGCGCGCGACACAccgaggtgtggtggtggtggtaggttgAAATTGGTGGTGTAGGTACACTAAAGCCAGGGGCCAAGATAGCGGAGTGGGGGGTCGTTGTAGGGCGCCCCCAAGACATGGGCCAGTCGCAGCCAAGGACGTTGACAGCGATAGCGCCACGATAGTTGAGTGATTATGACACGGCCCATGCGTCCACTTCGTACAGACAAGTATCACAAGCATCAAGGCCAGCTTCCCCTCACTGTACGTAataccatcttcatccaatGATTCCGATCACCTTCCGATCCGCTCCGCCGTTCATGGTCTTGTGCTTATTTGTGTTGGCGGCCGTTGTAGTGCGGGGGGGGATGCGTGAGCCCGGCCCACTATTTTGCAcggccatcatcacaaacagCTTTTGTGATCTGTGTGAAATGGTCTCAGATTGCTTAAAAATCACAAAGGTCCTGGCACCTAATGCCGAGACAATATTGCTTCCAGAAACGTCCGATTGAGTCGGGCAAGGAAGAGGTACCGTAGCTTTGACTCCAATGCTACGGTGTTGTCTTCGGTTGTCAGTGTGCCTGTCCCCACGTGTTATTGATTCTGCGGGGCCATTTGGGTTACGGGGGTCCCTCTTTGAGCGGGAATGATCGGCAGCCACTGCTCGGGACGGGAACAGCGGCTGGAGGCTCGGCGGCGCTAGACATGGGGTCTCCAAAATCTGGCGTCAACAGCTGTGTTCAGGGAGGCCCAGGCAGGTGAACTTTTGGAATGAGAGCAAACCGAAACTCATGGCCTGGTACTCCGTAAGGTAGCGACCTTTGCTCTGGAGATGGTGCCTCGAACTTTGGAGCAGAAGGATGGCTGGCTACTAAAGCAATCAGACAAGGACTCGACTCGGCCTAAtattcctcctcgccgcagACGGGCGTCTCCGCGGGCCCTGTGCCTGGAACCGAGATCCTGCGGGGGCGCGTGAGGCTGCAGCGATGCCTGAGAAGGGGAATAAGATGCGTTTCCCGTAACAAGGGGCCTCTTTTCTTCGCTTGATTTCACTCTGCGCGGAATTGAGTGGGAGGTACACCGGATCAGTCCCGTTGTCAACGCCCATCTTGCCGTTTTGCCCTCTTGCACCTGTACCCCCCATGCGCTGATATCGACTGGGAGCAGGATCTATGTGTAAGCGGGCGTAGTACATGGTAGGGATCTCCTCAGGGGCTAACCGATTTAACGTTAGTTTGTCGTATTTAGATCTCACGCCGATTCCGTCGCCCTACTGTCGAATGCTGATACTAGTGTGGTGAAGGGCGCAAAGTTGTGCTTCTTCTCAGGTGTACTGCATCTGTCGCTAGAGCTGAAGCTCTCAACTGGATACGGTCATGATCGTCAGATAagctcccctccaccgcggGTATTTTCCTGGGCTCGCCTGAAGTTGCAGTCGAATTGGAACTCCCGAGGCCGAATGCCGATGTATTATTATCCGCCAGGTGGTGTGAGCCCAACGCCATGAAACCAATAACTGTCGATGGAGGGTCCTTGATCAAATGATGCCGTGTATTCTTGGTAGCTCGTATGATATCTGTACTCGAGATTTGGCAGCCTATGTTCGTCCGCGAGTTGTAACTCCAGCCGCTGACCTCCAATCTAAATCCGATACAGCTTCCACCGTGACCGGCGACAACAGGACGGTACGCGTCGGCGATGTGTCATGGAATGAGGTTCGAGATGTGGGGCAGCTGAGGAGCATCCGCGATTGGGTTTGGAAGCGATGTCTGCCGGCAATGCCACACTTGGCTGCGACGTTGACGGGCCACCGCGGCTCTTCCGAGTGAACCTCAGTAATCTCCATCTCAGTTTCGGTGAGCGCCCAGGAGGATGGAGTGGGCCATCTCAAAGTTGAAAAAAATCGAAGGAATTGTCCGGGGTGAGTTGCGTTGTGTTGGAGGAAGTCAAGAGGCTCGACGGTCCGTCTATCCGCTTTGTCGACTTGTGGCTGCCAATAATTCGGTAGCCACGGTGAGCGATGGCGTAGAGGGTGCTGCTTGAAGTAAAAAGGGTGATAAGGTATTCAGGTTCCAAGCTCGCTGTTGCCatgtttgatgttgttcATCCAGATGATCTGCCGTTGTGCTCTTCTAttccccctttccttccaaTGCTCCCCTCCTGCCTTCCTTCCATTAGGTATCCCACAGGCCACCCCACTTTGCCGCTCTATTCTCGACTGTGTGACTGCCTGCTGCAGATGGTATCGCACTTTTCGCTCAGGTAACAAGGGCTGAAATACTGGAATGTCGTTTCGGTAGTACGCTGGGCGCGATGGGTTCATTCATGGATTGTGTCGATGCAAAGAAGTTGGCTGATGAACAGAGAAAATAGCCAAGTATCGAAGAAACAAACCCGGACGTACCATTTTGTTCTGGGGTGCATAACACATATATGCCCCCTCATCCACGGACATCCGTTCCTTGGGTCGGGTTCGGTCAACAATCCTTTACCAATTATGAGAAAGTCCGGGACCACGCAACAGTAGCATCAGTGCATCACCACGTCACAACCGGCACTTTGACATTCGAATCGTCGAAGCCCAATCATCTATCAATCACACATAACAGCCTCGATATAAACACACAATAAGTCTTTCCAAACTGCCGGATATCGCGGGGTGCATTGCTGATCGCTGTTTCAGATTGACAAGATCTGCGGCTCCTGCACGCCCTCAATGCTGAAGGCCGAGAACTCTCCGGCTTCGGTAACAAGTGCGATATGCCCGGCCGATATATGTCTTC comes from the Podospora pseudocomata strain CBS 415.72m chromosome 5, whole genome shotgun sequence genome and includes:
- the lcc1 gene encoding laccase, multicopper oxidase, benzenediol:oxygen oxidorectuctase (CAZy:AA1; COG:Q; EggNog:ENOG503NVU0) gives rise to the protein MTISVRFESPFLLILTSSPLHPPPHPVLLSVYSLQFLFMMKSFFSAAALLLGLVAPSAVLAAPSLPGVPREVTRDLLRPVEERQSSCHTAANRACWAPGFDINTDYEVSTPNTGVTRTYTLTLTEVDNWLGPDGVVKQKVMLVNGDIFGPTITANWGDWIQVNVINNLRTNGTSIHWHGLHQKGTNMHDGANGVTECPIPPKGGSRIYRFRAQQYGTSWYHSHFSAQYGNGVVGTIVVNGPASVPYDIDLGVFPITDYYHKPADVLVEETMNGGPPPSDTVLFKGHGKNPQTGAGKFANVTLTPGKRHRLRIINTSTHDHFQLKLQNHTMTIIAADMVPVQAQTVDSLFLAVGQRYDVTIDANKSVGNYWFNATFGGGLACGASLNPHPAAVFRYQGAPNTLPTNIGTPAADANCMDLNNLTPVVSRSVPTSGFTPRPNNTLPVSLTLGGTPLFVWKVNGSSINVDWDKPIVDYVIAQNTSYPPQANVITVNSVNQWTYWLIENDPTGPFSIPHPMHLHGHDFLVVGRSPDQPAGVPQTRYRFNPATDMALLKSSNPVRRDVAMLPANGWLLIAFKSDNPGAWLFHCHIAWHVSGGLSVQYLERPNDLRNGFSQADKNQHNNNCNAWRAYWPTNPFPKIDSGLKVKKWVGEHPDWYIKN